Proteins co-encoded in one Oreochromis aureus strain Israel breed Guangdong linkage group 3, ZZ_aureus, whole genome shotgun sequence genomic window:
- the LOC120434292 gene encoding Fc receptor-like protein 5 — MVLKESPAARKLDKIEDDSSAGWTLRRNTSKQQRTQCGDGWGKPAGSSCNITLMVPHDSGVYWCESREGPISNMVNLTVTGGSVILQSPVLPVMEGDDVTLLCKTKTTPSNLPAAFYKDGSLIRKQPTGHMTIQHVSRSDEGLYKCDISGHGESPSIQIKLQEMMSRTPKYPIADSSL, encoded by the exons atggtcctgaaggagtccccggCGGCAAGGAAGctggacaaaatt gaggacgacagctctgctggatggactctgaggagaaacacaagcaaacaacagaggactcagtgtggagatgggtggggaaaaccagctggttcttcctgtaacatcacTTTGATGGTGCCTcatgacagtggagtttactggtgtgagtccagagagggtcccatcagtaacatggttaacctgacagtcactg gtggatcagtgatcctgcagagtcctgtcctccctgtgatggagggagatgacgtcactctgctctgtaaaacaaagaccactccctccaacctcccagctgctttctataaagatggctccctcatcaggaagcagcctacaggtcacatgaccatccagcatgtttccaggtctgatgaaggcctctacaagtgtgacatcagcggtcatggagagtctccatcc ATCCAGATAAAGCTGCAGGAGATGATGTCACGTACACCCAAGTATCCCATCGCAGACAGCAGCCTGTGA